The segment CCATGTAGGGTGGATGCCCTATATCACGCAGGCAGGTGTTGCACTAGGATTGACTGCTGTGGTTTCTAATGAATTTCCTTCGTTTGGACCTGATTTTGCGGCTTTCATCATTGCCATCGTTGTGATCAATGAAATCGTAGGTCCACCTCTGTTCAAATACGCCATCACCAAGGCTGGTGAAAACCGAAACAAAGGTTCGTTCAAATATGACGGGATACGCGATGCTATTATTTTCGGATATGAATCTCAAAGTGTTTCGTTGGCTCGTCAGCTGATGAACAATGGCTGGCAAGTCCAAATCGCTACCCGCAAAAAACCAGAAGAAATAGAGGTGCCTGATGGGATTGTTCTCAGACACATTGAGCAAGTCGATCTTGAAACACTCAAAGTCATGCATGCTGACAAATCAGAAGCGATTGTTTGCCTCATGTCTGACCGACGAAATCTCGAAGCTTGTGAATTGGCCTACAAACATTTTGGGACACCAGATATGATCGTCAGGCTTGGCGATAGATCATATTATGATAAATTTTTGGCACTAGGCGCCAGAGTGGTCGATCCTTCTACAGCAATCGTCAGTTTGCTCGATCACTACGTGCGATCACCACAGGCTACCTCTCTCTTGCTGGGTATGCAGCCAGGTCAGGATACCAGAGACATGGAGCTACAGGATCCAAGCTTGCATGGGATCACGCTGCGTGATCTTAGGTTACCTTCTGACGTATTGATTTTGTCCATCCACCGTGGAGGACAAATGATTATTTCTCACGGATTTACGCGGTTGAGAGTTGGAGACGTAGTGACTTTTGTTGGGTCTACCGAGAGTCTCAATGTGATGCAGTTGAAGTTTGATCACTACTCCTCGTAAGCCCAGTCGATACCTGTCTTCATGTCTTTGAGGACAATTCCTTGGGCTTTGAGGCTGCTGCGTAGGACGTCTACTTTGTCGTAATCTTTTTGCTCTTTGGCCGCTGCATATTCTTTGATTACTATGTCCATCAGGCTTTCTACATCTAGATTAGATTCTTCTTTCAATCCCAAAATGTCCAAGACGAACTCTTCGTAGGTTTGCTTCATGCGTTGGAATGTCTCAATACCGATTTCTGCTATGGTTAGATTCTGTGTATGGACATTGTTGATTTTCTTGAGCAGGTTGAACAAATGGCCGATGGTCAATGCGGTATTGAAGTCATCATTCATGGCGCGGTAGCAGTTGTCACAAATTTGATTGATTTGCTGTGCTGCTTTTTCATTGAGTGCTCCATCTGTGTCGGGCAACTCAATATTTCTCAAGGTCTTTAGACCATTGACGAGTTTTCTGTAGCCTTTTTGTGCGGCAAACAATGCTTCGTTGGAGAAATCCAAGGTGCTCGCATAGTGTGATTGCAACATAAAGAACCGTACAGTCATCGGGCTATAGGGTCTATCCAATAACTCATGCTTCCCGCTAAAAAGCTCGTGTGGCAAGAAAGAATTATTGAGCGACTTGCTCATTTTTTGGCCATTCACCGTGAGCATGTTGGTGTGCAACCAATACTTCACTGGATCGTGACCATGAGCTCCTATGGATTGTGCCATTTCACACTCATGGTGAGGAAATTTCAAATCCATTCCTCCACCGTGTATATCAAAGGTCTTGCCTAGATATTTGGTT is part of the Reichenbachiella agarivorans genome and harbors:
- the cysS gene encoding cysteine--tRNA ligase — protein: MLKDLRLHNSLSGKKELFEPLHTPFVGMYVCGPTVYSDVHLGNVRTFVSFDVIFRYLKHLGYKVRYVRNITDVGHLVNDADAGEDKIGKKAKLENLEPMEVVQRYTQDFHQVMEKFNALPPSIEPSATGHILEQIELIELLIEKGLAYEVNGSVYFDVNAYQKDHNYGKLSGRKIEDLLSNTRALDGQDEKRESVDFALWKSAEGTDHIMRWRSPWGDGFPGWHLECTVMGTKYLGKTFDIHGGGMDLKFPHHECEMAQSIGAHGHDPVKYWLHTNMLTVNGQKMSKSLNNSFLPHELFSGKHELLDRPYSPMTVRFFMLQSHYASTLDFSNEALFAAQKGYRKLVNGLKTLRNIELPDTDGALNEKAAQQINQICDNCYRAMNDDFNTALTIGHLFNLLKKINNVHTQNLTIAEIGIETFQRMKQTYEEFVLDILGLKEESNLDVESLMDIVIKEYAAAKEQKDYDKVDVLRSSLKAQGIVLKDMKTGIDWAYEE